TGCACTGGGAAGAACGCTGGGCAACCTCGGGCATCGTCGCCATGCACCGGGATCCCGGCGAGCCAGGAGTGCGGGCCCGGGTCTACGCCGACGTCCTGCGCCCGGGGTGGGAGGGGCTGTAGCCAGAAGCCTGGGCAAGCCGCCTCTGGCGGGTGGCTTGCCCAGGGTCGCCTTGGGCTTGCCCAGGCGATCAGGCTTGCCCGGCGGCCAGCTCCCGCAGCGGGCGGGCACTGCCGGTGCCGTCGCAGTGAAGCACCGGCCGCCCCCGGCCGTGCTGCGGGCACCGATGGTGCCAACAGACTGACGCAGAAGTCGGGTGAGGCCGTGGACGTGGGCCGGATGCAGCGCGAGTTCGTGGCGTTTGCCGACCAGGACCTCGAGCGCGACCCCGGGCCCTGCGTAGCCGAGTTCCGTGATGACGCCGTGGGTGACCGTGCGGATGAGGTCGTGGAGGTGGCCCATCGCCTCTGCCCCGGACAGCTCCACCCATGCGGTGAAGAGGAGGTCGTCCGGCTCAATGAGGGAAAGCAGCGCTGCCGTTCGCTCGAACGGCACGAGGCGGCCGACCGGTCCGGGGTGGAACGCGTGGGCCCTGCTGCCAGGCGGTGTCGTCCAGCAGCCCTGCCTTCAACCGTTCACGCAGGCCCCGCTCGCCCTCCGGGCCGCGGGCAATACCCGCCATACGGGCCGCGGGCAATACCCGCCATACGGGCCGCGAGCAGCGGCCACGCCCTGGGGCTGACCAACAGGGCCGTCTCCCGGTCAGCGCCGATGTAGTCCTTCAAAGTCGCTACGAGCCGGATGTTCGCCGCCGCCCCGACGCCGAGCTGCGCGAGGAAGGCCTGCCGTCCCGCGCTCGGCAGACCGGCCGGGAGCTGCAGGCCCCCCGCTGGCCCTGGCACGACGGCAGGCGCCTCGTGTTGGATATTTCCTCTGCGAACCGTTCACCATCTTCCGTATGTGGGCCGCGTACGTCGTTCCCGCAAGCGATAAGTTCAAACGATGCCCTGGTCAGCGCCATGAAGGGCATCACGAACGTCTCGTTCCATCTTGCCCATAACGATTCCACATGTATGTGAGACGTAAAGACTATCTAGAGTCCGAATTGGCCGAAAGAAGCTCTTTTCTGCGCGGATACGGTTCTGCCGAGTTGGCCCGACTCCTGGGCCGGCAAGAGCTGTAGGGATTCATGAGAGCAACAAGAACGCGGGCTTGGCGAGGGCGCACCTGGCCCAACCCCCGCGACGTTTGGACCCGGCGCATGGCCACCTCCATCGCCCTGGCCATGTCCGTCACGCTGCTGTATGGCACCACCGCGACGGGCGCCCCGCAGCAGGCCCCGCAGCAGAAGACGGGCCGGTATCCGACTGCGGCCGCCGACATCGCGTCAGCCCGTGTAACCGCGCGGCTGTCCGGCAAGCAGGTTGAGGCACTGTCGGAGCGTTCGGAGACTTCGACGACGTGGGTAAACAAGGACGGGTCGTTGACCACTGAGGTGGCTGCCGGACCGATCCGTTTTAAGGACCCGGCCAGCGGCGAGTGGCGCGACGTCGATGTGGACTTCGCCGCTGCCCCGGATGGTTCGGTCGCCTCGAAGGCACATCCGCAGGGCCTGCGGCTGTCCGGCAAGGCGGGCACGAAGGCCGCTTCGCTGAGGGATGCTCAGTCTGCCGCGCCCACCGATCTGGTGAGCGTGGGCTCGGGCGACGAGGCGATTACCCTGCAGTGGCGTGGCGGGCTGCCGACGCCGACGCTGAACGGCCCCCGGGCTACATACACCGATGCAGTGCCGGGCGCGGATGTGGTCGTCGAGGCGACGCGTACCGGCTTCGAGCAGTTCGTCGAGGTGAAGGCCAAGCCGGAGGCCGGTTTCTCGTACACGCTGCCGCTGAGGGCCAAGGGCTTGAAGGTCGAGCAGCAGCCGGACGGCGGTGTTCTCTTCACGGATAAGAAGTCGAAGAAGACGGCCATGATGCCCGCTCCGGTGATGTGGGACGCGAGCATCGATCCGGTCTCGGGTGAGCACAACCGCCGGGTAAAGGCGGCGATGAAGGTCGTCAAGACGAAGGACGGCGCCGACCTCGTCATCACCCCGGACGCCGCCTTCCTCTCGGATACGGCGACGAAGTACCCGGTCACGGTCGACCCTTCGACCGCGTCGCTGAGCAGCGTGTTCGACACGTACGTCCAGCAGGGCGAGACTGTCGACTGGTCGGCGGACACCGAGCTGGACCTAGGCAACCCGGGCACTCAGAACGCCGACGGCACTTACCGGGTTGCGCGTTCGTTCATCACCTGGAACACGGCACCGATCTCGGATGCGCTGGTCTCCGATGCCAAAGTGAGCCTGTGGAACTTCCACTCGGGCAACACCGACTGCGTGGCCTACCCGTGGGAAGTGTGGGACGCGGGCAAGGCCGCGACGTCTTCGCGTTGGACCGCGCAGCCGGCCTGGAACACCAAGTACGCCACCTCCACCGAGACCAAGGGAAACCCGGCCTGCACGGCCGCTCCGGACGGGTGGATCAACGCGGACGTCACTACGCTCGCCCAGGCCTGGGCCTCGGCGAAGAACGCCACCTCGGGCATGGGCCTGCGCGCTGCGAGCGAGACGGTCGTCCCGCAGTGGAAGCGGGTGAACTCCGCGAATGCCGCCGCGAATCCGCCGAAGCTGGTGGTGACGTACAACTACCGGCCGCGCACCGGCACCGATCAGCAGGCCGGTCCGCCGTTCTTCAAGGACACCACTGGCACGTGGTTCGTGAACACCACGACGCCGACGCTGCGCGACACGTTCGCCGACCCGAACAACGACAAGGTCGACGGCACCTACCAGATCTTC
The Streptomyces sp. NBC_01296 DNA segment above includes these coding regions:
- a CDS encoding DUF6207 family protein — its product is MHWEERWATSGIVAMHRDPGEPGVRARVYADVLRPGWEGL